The Aureispira anguillae genome contains a region encoding:
- a CDS encoding CDP-alcohol phosphatidyltransferase family protein has product MEKQTEYTFGQKAAAWGVHAFTASGIVAGFWGIVSVANGDFFMAFAMLFLTVIIDGVDGTFARIFKVTEVLPNVSGKTMDYVIDFATYAIIPAFIVYEAGLIPEDLRIWAAAIILLVSTLYYGKEGMVSRDLYFVGFPVMWNLVAFYLYYVTALPPMGNFILVIVFAILHFVPIKYLYPSRTKKFMKLNILATISLIVSNFVLLVLVEWNYQLPTAIGITRIVSVLSLLYFGALSVYHTWFDPDTKDI; this is encoded by the coding sequence ATGGAAAAACAAACAGAATATACCTTTGGGCAAAAAGCAGCAGCTTGGGGCGTTCATGCTTTTACTGCATCGGGAATTGTTGCAGGTTTTTGGGGCATTGTATCGGTTGCTAATGGCGATTTTTTTATGGCTTTTGCCATGCTGTTTTTAACGGTAATTATTGATGGTGTAGATGGGACGTTTGCACGAATTTTTAAGGTGACAGAAGTCTTACCTAATGTATCAGGAAAAACCATGGACTATGTCATAGACTTTGCTACCTATGCCATTATTCCTGCTTTTATCGTCTACGAGGCAGGCTTGATTCCAGAAGATTTGAGGATATGGGCGGCGGCTATTATTCTATTAGTGTCAACCTTATATTATGGCAAAGAAGGTATGGTATCCAGAGATTTATATTTTGTTGGTTTTCCTGTTATGTGGAACTTGGTCGCCTTCTATTTATATTATGTAACCGCTCTGCCTCCTATGGGAAATTTTATTTTGGTAATTGTCTTTGCCATCTTACATTTTGTTCCCATTAAGTACTTGTACCCTAGTCGTACCAAAAAATTTATGAAACTGAATATCTTGGCAACTATTTCGCTGATTGTTAGCAATTTTGTGCTCTTGGTTTTGGTGGAATGGAACTATCAACTGCCAACAGCAATAGGAATCACTAGGATTGTATCGGTTCTGTCTCTATTATATTTTGGGGCTTTGAGCGTTTATCATACTTGGTTTGATCCTGACACCAAGGATATATAA
- the map gene encoding type I methionyl aminopeptidase, translating into MSITNEKELEGIKLISSVVGITLKKMRDYAKVGMSTKELDLYGKSILESYGAKSAPKLTYQFPGWTCISVNEEVAHGIPSSKKILNNGDLVNIDVSAELNGFWADNGGSFVLGNDLNQFSPLVKASKEILKKAILHIKHGTKISDIGFLIETESKKRGFKVIKNLAGHGVGRSLHEAPENILNCRDPFNKKRFKKNSVVAIETFISTDSSYAVELKDGWTLVGNKGGYVTQHEHTILITKDEPIILTASNEIWN; encoded by the coding sequence ATGTCTATCACTAATGAAAAAGAATTAGAAGGAATAAAGCTAATTAGTTCTGTTGTCGGAATTACGCTAAAAAAAATGAGGGATTATGCTAAAGTTGGCATGTCTACTAAAGAGTTAGACCTTTATGGAAAAAGCATCTTAGAAAGTTATGGCGCTAAATCTGCTCCTAAACTTACTTATCAATTCCCAGGTTGGACTTGCATTAGTGTCAATGAAGAAGTTGCACATGGTATTCCATCCAGTAAAAAGATATTAAATAATGGAGACTTGGTAAACATTGATGTTTCGGCTGAATTAAATGGTTTTTGGGCTGACAATGGGGGCTCCTTTGTTTTGGGAAATGATTTAAATCAATTCTCTCCTTTGGTAAAAGCTTCTAAAGAAATTCTAAAAAAAGCAATCCTACATATCAAACATGGAACAAAAATCTCTGATATTGGTTTTTTGATTGAAACGGAGTCTAAAAAAAGAGGTTTCAAAGTAATTAAAAATTTAGCAGGACATGGAGTTGGTAGAAGCCTACATGAAGCCCCCGAAAACATACTAAATTGTAGAGATCCTTTTAATAAAAAAAGGTTTAAAAAAAACTCTGTGGTAGCAATTGAAACGTTTATCTCTACCGATTCTTCATACGCTGTTGAGTTAAAAGATGGATGGACACTAGTTGGCAATAAAGGTGGATATGTTACTCAACATGAACACACCATCCTTATTACTAAAGATGAGCCCATAATTCTTACTGCATCCAATGAAATTTGGAACTAA
- a CDS encoding ABC-F family ATP-binding cassette domain-containing protein — translation MNYLTVEGVSKSFGERVLFEDITFYINQGDRVAFIAKNGTGKTSLMDIIMKKEEADGGKVWLHHKISIGYLSQDPNLDLESTVFEAVYNSENPVMQAILAYEKSLSNPDDVESMQEAMSAMDRMQAWDYEFKIKQILSKLKVDYMDRKVKMLSGGQKKRVALAKVLIDAPQFLILDEPTNHLDLDMIEWLEDYLKQGKHTIFMVTHDRYFLDSVCTQILELDQQQIFKYSGDYGYYLEKKADRENNFAATTEKAQNLYRKELDWMRRQPKARGTKAKARIDKFFEVEKKAKRKLDNDEVMLDIKMTRLGSKIIELHNIHKSYGEHVILKGFDYKFKKGDRVGIVGKNGAGKSTLLNMMVGKETVDAGKIVIGDTIVIGYYTQSGMKLKEDKRVIDVVRDIAEFIPMHKGQKLTAVQLCERFLFDSKKQQTYVSKLSGGERRRLYLLTILMKNPNFLILDEPTNDLDIMTLQVLEEFLLTFPGCIVIVSHDRHFMDKIVEHTFVLEGDGFVRDFPGNYSAYRAVSKQEAIETKAEEKELAAAKPVVKTASKISQEERKEVKRLERQISKLEDQKTAITAQFNDTNLSPEKIAELSKELNQLNENLEEKEMRWMELVDELGL, via the coding sequence ATGAATTACTTAACGGTCGAAGGGGTTTCCAAATCTTTTGGAGAACGAGTTTTATTTGAAGACATTACTTTTTATATCAATCAAGGGGATCGAGTAGCATTTATTGCTAAAAACGGAACGGGAAAAACTTCTTTGATGGATATTATCATGAAAAAAGAAGAAGCAGATGGAGGAAAGGTCTGGCTGCATCATAAAATTTCGATTGGGTATTTAAGCCAAGATCCGAATCTGGATTTGGAATCTACAGTTTTTGAAGCAGTATACAACTCTGAGAATCCTGTTATGCAAGCTATTTTGGCTTATGAAAAAAGTCTGTCTAATCCTGACGATGTAGAAAGCATGCAAGAAGCGATGTCTGCTATGGACAGGATGCAGGCTTGGGATTATGAATTCAAAATCAAACAAATCTTATCTAAATTAAAGGTAGACTACATGGATCGTAAGGTAAAAATGCTTTCTGGTGGTCAAAAAAAGCGGGTAGCACTGGCAAAAGTGTTGATTGATGCACCTCAATTTTTGATTTTGGATGAGCCGACCAACCACTTGGACTTGGACATGATTGAGTGGCTAGAAGACTATCTCAAACAAGGAAAACATACGATTTTTATGGTCACGCATGATCGCTATTTTTTAGATAGCGTTTGTACTCAAATACTAGAGTTAGACCAACAACAAATATTCAAATATTCGGGTGATTATGGGTATTATTTAGAAAAAAAGGCCGATCGTGAAAATAATTTTGCAGCTACCACCGAAAAAGCTCAAAATCTTTATCGTAAAGAATTAGATTGGATGCGCAGGCAACCTAAAGCTCGTGGAACCAAAGCAAAAGCAAGAATTGATAAATTTTTTGAGGTAGAGAAAAAAGCAAAACGCAAACTAGACAATGATGAGGTCATGTTAGACATTAAGATGACTCGTCTAGGAAGCAAGATTATTGAACTGCACAACATTCATAAAAGCTATGGTGAACATGTCATCCTAAAAGGGTTTGACTATAAATTCAAAAAGGGAGATCGGGTAGGTATTGTCGGTAAAAATGGCGCTGGCAAAAGTACTTTACTGAATATGATGGTTGGCAAAGAAACGGTTGATGCAGGAAAGATTGTCATTGGCGATACCATTGTAATTGGTTATTATACTCAGAGTGGCATGAAACTAAAGGAGGACAAGCGTGTTATTGATGTTGTTCGAGATATTGCCGAGTTCATCCCCATGCACAAAGGACAAAAGCTGACTGCGGTACAACTTTGTGAGCGTTTTCTCTTCGATTCCAAAAAACAACAAACTTACGTTTCTAAACTAAGTGGTGGAGAGCGTCGTCGCTTGTATCTATTGACGATTTTGATGAAAAACCCTAATTTCTTAATTCTGGATGAGCCGACCAATGATTTGGATATTATGACCTTGCAAGTCTTGGAGGAATTTCTCTTAACTTTTCCAGGTTGTATTGTTATTGTTTCTCATGATCGCCATTTTATGGATAAAATTGTAGAACATACCTTTGTTTTGGAAGGAGATGGATTCGTTCGTGATTTTCCAGGCAACTATTCTGCTTACCGAGCAGTTTCCAAGCAAGAAGCGATAGAAACCAAAGCCGAAGAGAAAGAACTGGCTGCTGCAAAACCTGTTGTTAAAACAGCTAGTAAAATTTCTCAGGAAGAACGAAAAGAAGTCAAGCGTTTAGAACGCCAAATCAGCAAGTTAGAAGATCAAAAAACAGCAATTACAGCGCAATTTAACGATACAAATTTAAGCCCTGAAAAAATCGCAGAACTATCTAAAGAACTTAATCAACTCAATGAAAATTTGGAAGAAAAAGAAATGAGATGGATGGAGTTGGTGGATGAGTTGGGTTTATAA
- a CDS encoding valine--tRNA ligase, which translates to MTLPKHYNAAEAESKWYQYWMDKGYFHSTPDDREPYTIVIPPPNVTGVLHMGHMLNNTIQDVLIRKARLEGKNACWVPGTDHASIATEAKVVKLLREQGIKKSDISREEFLKHAFDWKDKYGGMILEQLKMLGASCDWKRTRFTMEDKLSKAVIKVFVDLHKKGLLYRGLRMTNWDPAAQTVLSNEEVIHNQENSKLYHVRYQVEGTTDEWVTIATTRPETILADAAVAIHPDDERYTHLRGKKVIIPMVNRVVPIIFDKYVKMDFGTGALKVTPAHDMNDYEIGQRHNLEVIDMLHDNGRLKGPFYVGMDREDARKQIAKDLKAQGYLVKTENYTNSVGRSERTNSVVEPKLTKQWFLKMDPFSATALKAVEDGTINFLPEHMLNMYRNWLKEENVRDWCISRQLWWGQQIPAWYLKEDKEQFFVAESAEEALQQAQEKLNNPNLSLEDLEREEDVVDTWFSSWLWPMSVFDAFENPEEMKYYYPTNVLVTGWDIMFFWVARMVMAGYEWAPELLGEEIAQEKGIHPFKHVYFTGMVRDRLGRKMSKSLGNSPDSIELIKKYGADGVRFGILSAAAAGGDVIFDAPFTDKTNTSIQNESDLCNTGSKFCNKLWNALKLLKELPVTDKPANDKIAKINAFAIKWLEQEYNKTLNAIEKGFESYRLSEVAKTLKNFIWGDFCSWYLEIIKPDYQQPIDRATLDTTIDFFEKFMTLLHPFMPFVTEEIWAHLRDNRAEGDDCTLSTWPTAGAFDETFLYNTSIMKDLVSAIRDARNKNQLSAKAPLDLLIKDTPAAHSFLAEDGIKATIERIAFLKSLNYTSEEQHEGAAFIAGTEQYYLLFEKKVDVAAERKKLEAELKQKQGFVMGIEKKLSNERFVNGAPAAVIERERKKLADGKAKIQLLEESLAKLN; encoded by the coding sequence ATGACCTTACCAAAGCACTACAATGCAGCAGAAGCGGAGTCTAAATGGTATCAGTATTGGATGGACAAAGGTTATTTTCACTCTACACCAGACGATAGAGAACCTTATACCATCGTAATCCCTCCACCAAATGTAACAGGGGTCTTACACATGGGGCACATGCTCAACAATACCATTCAAGATGTCTTAATCCGCAAGGCCCGTTTAGAGGGCAAGAACGCCTGCTGGGTTCCTGGAACCGATCACGCATCTATCGCAACGGAGGCTAAAGTCGTGAAATTATTACGTGAACAGGGCATCAAAAAAAGTGATATTTCCCGTGAAGAGTTTTTAAAACATGCCTTTGACTGGAAAGACAAATACGGAGGGATGATCCTCGAACAATTAAAAATGTTGGGCGCTTCTTGCGATTGGAAACGCACTCGTTTTACAATGGAGGACAAACTATCCAAAGCAGTTATCAAAGTTTTTGTGGATTTGCACAAAAAGGGCTTGCTCTATAGAGGTCTACGCATGACCAACTGGGATCCCGCAGCTCAAACTGTTTTGTCCAATGAGGAAGTCATTCACAATCAAGAAAATTCCAAGTTGTACCACGTTCGTTACCAAGTAGAAGGCACAACAGACGAATGGGTAACCATTGCAACAACTCGTCCTGAGACAATATTAGCAGATGCAGCAGTAGCAATCCATCCTGATGACGAACGCTATACGCACCTTAGAGGCAAAAAGGTAATTATACCAATGGTTAATCGTGTTGTTCCCATTATTTTTGACAAGTATGTTAAAATGGATTTTGGAACGGGTGCCTTAAAAGTTACTCCTGCTCACGATATGAACGATTATGAAATTGGACAGCGTCATAACCTAGAAGTTATTGATATGCTGCACGATAATGGTCGTCTAAAAGGTCCGTTTTATGTAGGAATGGATCGAGAAGATGCTCGCAAGCAAATTGCGAAAGATTTAAAAGCACAAGGTTATTTGGTTAAAACAGAAAACTACACCAATAGTGTTGGGCGTTCTGAGCGTACGAACTCTGTGGTGGAGCCTAAGTTGACCAAACAATGGTTCTTAAAAATGGATCCGTTTTCTGCTACTGCCCTAAAAGCAGTTGAAGATGGAACCATCAACTTTTTGCCCGAACATATGCTTAATATGTATCGCAATTGGTTGAAAGAAGAGAATGTTAGAGACTGGTGTATTTCTCGCCAATTGTGGTGGGGACAACAAATTCCTGCTTGGTACCTAAAAGAGGATAAGGAGCAGTTCTTTGTTGCTGAATCGGCAGAAGAGGCACTGCAACAAGCTCAAGAAAAACTAAATAATCCCAACCTAAGTCTAGAGGATTTGGAGCGAGAAGAGGATGTAGTAGATACTTGGTTTTCGTCTTGGTTGTGGCCAATGTCTGTTTTTGATGCCTTTGAAAATCCAGAAGAAATGAAATATTACTACCCTACCAATGTTTTGGTTACGGGGTGGGACATTATGTTCTTTTGGGTAGCTCGTATGGTTATGGCGGGCTATGAATGGGCTCCTGAGTTATTGGGTGAAGAAATTGCTCAAGAAAAGGGCATTCATCCGTTTAAGCATGTGTACTTTACTGGGATGGTTCGAGATCGTTTGGGGCGCAAAATGAGTAAATCATTGGGCAACTCTCCTGATTCTATCGAATTGATTAAGAAATATGGTGCAGATGGTGTTCGTTTTGGAATTCTTTCTGCTGCTGCTGCTGGTGGGGATGTCATTTTTGATGCTCCATTTACAGACAAAACCAATACCAGTATTCAAAATGAATCTGACCTTTGTAATACAGGTAGCAAATTCTGCAACAAACTATGGAATGCTTTAAAATTGCTTAAAGAGTTGCCTGTTACCGATAAACCTGCCAATGATAAAATTGCTAAGATCAATGCTTTTGCCATAAAATGGTTAGAGCAAGAGTATAATAAGACCTTAAATGCTATCGAAAAAGGGTTTGAAAGTTACCGATTATCAGAAGTGGCTAAAACGCTGAAAAATTTCATTTGGGGAGATTTTTGTTCTTGGTATTTAGAAATTATCAAGCCAGATTATCAACAGCCTATTGATCGAGCGACCTTGGATACAACCATTGATTTCTTTGAGAAATTTATGACCTTGTTGCATCCTTTTATGCCTTTTGTTACCGAAGAAATTTGGGCACATTTAAGAGATAATCGTGCCGAGGGGGATGATTGTACGCTTAGCACTTGGCCTACGGCTGGTGCCTTTGATGAAACATTCTTATACAATACGAGTATTATGAAAGACCTAGTGTCTGCTATTCGTGATGCCCGAAATAAGAATCAATTGTCGGCTAAAGCACCTTTGGACTTGCTGATTAAGGATACGCCTGCTGCTCATTCGTTTTTGGCAGAGGATGGAATCAAAGCAACCATAGAAAGAATTGCGTTCCTCAAAAGTTTGAATTATACCTCAGAAGAACAACATGAAGGGGCTGCTTTTATTGCAGGTACAGAGCAGTATTATCTATTGTTTGAGAAAAAGGTTGATGTAGCTGCTGAACGCAAAAAATTAGAAGCAGAGCTAAAGCAAAAACAAGGTTTTGTTATGGGAATCGAAAAGAAACTCAGCAACGAACGTTTTGTTAATGGCGCACCTGCTGCTGTGATTGAAAGAGAACGCAAAAAACTAGCAGATGGAAAAGCTAAAATTCAGCTTTTGGAAGAAAGTTTAGCGAAGTTAAATTAG
- a CDS encoding response regulator, whose translation MIQTTTDTLYHQANKKLFRSICFYSFCIVLIRLITNLFIATSWLPVIADILMGCTIVGLYFAAKDKEDLTVFFWPGIFLTQISFVLLWFGTGGVGGPVISFNLTLLVIYIALDVREQYWQIGITIILSTFFTILLEQMNPSWVVAYPSDNIVQVIDKCSVLIGLVTLIVLATRSMRRVYEEERKISSRKTKELALAKQSIEKHRDLLATLKELQSSFLLEQKLENSFDTLLKQLLSITESQYGFIGEVVSSDDGTFSLETFAAMDSGGMLKNSNLLEDDNWKEGGESKFQPLLNTILKEKTYILSDQVPNNQSKLTAFLGFPIVYDNAIVGMVGVANEVGYQDDLVQMLAPFLSTYGSIIKNIRLKRRQKKYEEELKKAKETAEQAVFAKNRLFTNISHEFRTPLSLIVGPVSAILKQPSGAWVEKDTRNSLNMVLRNSEKVLQYVDDIMDLAKLNSNKLEVWPQVNHLYSFIHGIYDTFKVQTTYRNIDYKLVYNVDQNLILEFDTSKMEKIINNLLSNAFKYTLDGGQIILSVVDAGDNINIEVRDTGIGIREEDLPHVFERFYQTKGAKKSNASGSGVGLALAQELAVLQGFKIGVTSILSEGTAFTFSMPRIQVDNIDAVVAIQEEEMLTKPLVGAQEEQLVEGQKEIVSAAVDTGKPTILIVEDNRDMAAFVKLVLGTSYAVELAENGAVGLKILEKDPARFDLVITDLMMPEMDGYELLKHIKAKSWGGDLPVIVLTAKSSEASKLKALTIGVDEYLTKPFSVDELTIHVKNLIENSKTRKTWKNKEEAEASESISNHATDDVTASTSTRAAKESILHREKIERAREVVLENIDETEFAVDDLAKALAVSKRQLYRFMQSYTGLTPLKFINEIRLQEARRLLEDGACSTVKEVSYSIGFMSTRHFSKNYSTRFGKKPSEYFR comes from the coding sequence ATGATACAAACTACTACAGACACTCTTTATCATCAGGCGAATAAAAAGTTATTTCGTTCTATTTGTTTTTACAGTTTTTGTATTGTTCTGATTCGGCTAATTACGAATCTATTCATTGCTACTTCTTGGTTGCCTGTTATTGCCGATATTTTGATGGGGTGTACGATTGTGGGGCTTTATTTTGCTGCTAAGGACAAAGAAGATCTGACCGTTTTTTTTTGGCCAGGAATTTTTCTAACTCAAATTAGTTTTGTCCTATTGTGGTTTGGCACAGGTGGCGTTGGAGGACCTGTAATTTCTTTTAACTTAACGCTCTTAGTTATTTATATAGCTTTAGATGTTAGGGAGCAATATTGGCAAATAGGGATTACAATTATACTAAGTACCTTTTTTACAATCTTATTGGAGCAAATGAACCCTTCTTGGGTGGTTGCTTATCCCTCTGACAATATTGTTCAGGTAATAGATAAATGTAGTGTGCTTATAGGTTTAGTTACACTGATTGTCTTGGCAACACGATCGATGAGAAGGGTTTATGAAGAAGAACGAAAAATATCTAGCCGAAAAACGAAAGAATTGGCTTTGGCAAAACAAAGCATCGAAAAACATAGAGATTTATTGGCAACGCTCAAAGAGTTGCAATCTAGTTTTTTATTAGAACAAAAACTCGAAAATTCGTTTGATACCTTGCTAAAACAATTGCTCTCAATTACAGAAAGTCAATATGGTTTTATTGGAGAAGTTGTGTCTTCTGATGATGGTACCTTCTCGCTAGAGACATTTGCAGCAATGGACAGCGGTGGAATGCTTAAGAATAGTAATCTATTGGAAGATGACAATTGGAAAGAAGGAGGAGAATCTAAGTTTCAACCCTTATTAAATACCATTTTAAAAGAAAAAACCTACATTCTTTCAGATCAAGTTCCTAATAACCAGTCCAAATTGACCGCTTTTCTAGGGTTTCCTATTGTATATGATAATGCAATTGTAGGAATGGTAGGGGTAGCCAATGAGGTAGGATATCAAGATGATTTAGTGCAAATGCTTGCTCCTTTCTTATCAACTTATGGTTCTATCATCAAAAATATTCGCCTAAAAAGAAGGCAAAAAAAGTATGAGGAAGAACTCAAAAAGGCTAAAGAAACTGCTGAACAAGCAGTATTTGCCAAAAATCGTTTGTTTACAAATATTTCTCATGAATTTCGTACTCCTTTATCCTTAATTGTGGGGCCTGTATCTGCTATATTAAAACAACCTTCTGGGGCATGGGTCGAAAAAGACACGCGAAATTCTTTGAATATGGTATTGAGAAATAGCGAAAAGGTCTTGCAGTATGTGGATGATATTATGGATCTGGCAAAACTAAATTCTAATAAACTAGAGGTTTGGCCACAAGTAAATCACTTGTATTCCTTCATTCATGGCATTTATGATACCTTCAAAGTACAAACTACTTATCGAAATATTGACTATAAATTGGTTTATAATGTTGACCAAAATTTGATCTTAGAGTTTGATACTTCCAAGATGGAAAAAATCATCAACAATTTATTGTCCAATGCTTTTAAATATACCTTAGATGGTGGCCAAATCATTTTATCTGTTGTTGATGCAGGAGATAACATAAATATAGAGGTTAGAGATACGGGAATTGGCATAAGAGAAGAGGATTTACCACATGTTTTTGAACGTTTTTATCAAACAAAAGGTGCTAAAAAATCAAATGCTTCAGGTTCTGGTGTTGGTTTGGCATTGGCGCAAGAATTGGCCGTGTTGCAAGGGTTTAAAATTGGGGTAACCAGCATACTTTCAGAAGGAACTGCTTTTACGTTCTCTATGCCTAGAATTCAAGTAGACAACATTGATGCTGTCGTTGCTATTCAAGAGGAAGAAATGTTAACAAAACCGCTTGTTGGAGCGCAAGAAGAACAGCTGGTTGAGGGGCAAAAAGAAATCGTCAGTGCTGCTGTTGATACTGGAAAACCGACCATACTAATTGTGGAAGATAACAGAGATATGGCTGCTTTTGTTAAGTTGGTATTGGGAACTAGTTATGCGGTTGAATTAGCCGAAAATGGAGCCGTTGGGCTTAAAATATTAGAAAAAGATCCAGCTCGCTTTGACTTAGTGATAACAGATTTGATGATGCCAGAAATGGATGGTTACGAACTGTTAAAACACATAAAAGCTAAGAGCTGGGGAGGGGACTTGCCTGTTATTGTCTTGACGGCTAAATCTAGTGAAGCTAGTAAACTAAAGGCATTAACCATTGGGGTAGATGAATACTTAACCAAGCCTTTTTCTGTTGATGAATTGACCATCCATGTCAAAAATTTAATTGAAAATTCTAAAACACGTAAGACTTGGAAAAATAAAGAGGAGGCGGAGGCTTCCGAAAGCATAAGTAATCATGCAACGGATGATGTTACTGCTTCAACGTCAACTAGGGCTGCTAAAGAATCTATCTTGCACCGAGAAAAAATTGAGCGTGCTCGTGAAGTGGTGCTAGAGAATATTGATGAAACAGAGTTTGCTGTTGATGACTTGGCGAAGGCATTAGCGGTTAGTAAACGACAGTTGTATCGATTTATGCAATCTTATACGGGCTTAACACCACTCAAATTTATTAATGAAATTCGTCTGCAAGAAGCAAGGCGCTTGTTGGAAGATGGAGCGTGTAGTACCGTCAAAGAAGTTTCTTATTCCATTGGCTTTATGTCTACTCGTCATTTCTCTAAAAACTATAGTACTCGTTTTGGTAAAAAACCTTCCGAATACTTTAGATAA